The genome window GTGGATAGTCTTATTCTCGAAAATTTAAAGGCACAAATCCCTACAATAGTTCTCGACCTTTTTTGTCAAAAAGAAAAAACTATAGAAGAGATTGATCATTCTTACGATATAAACACCCTTCCTTTCAATTGTCCCTTTGTTTTTGATCATCATGAGACAACGGCTCAACGTTATGCCAATCGTCCATGGCTAGTTGTCGACACATCAAAATGTGCAGCAAAAGTCTACTTTGAATGGCTACTTGAACACGCTCCTCGTACGGCATCCCAATGTTTGTCTGACATGGTGGATATTGCTAACGATAGAGATTTATGGTTAAACCAGCGGGAAGAAAGCAGATTATGGCAGGCTATGATTACATTATGTGGTCCTGAAAGTGTTTTAACACGTTTGGCAGCTTCTCCTTCATCGCATTTGAAGCCTTTTGAAGAAGAGGCTGCTCGTGATTTTATTAAAAGGCAAGAGATCCGGTTTGAAAAAGCTCTTGCAACTATAAATCGGTTCAAGGATATTGCATTTGTTGAAGATGGAATTCTCGAATTTGGAGATGTTTCAGATTTCGGTGGCCTCATTCTTGATCGACGTGATAATCCCCCGTTAATCGTTGCTGTTGCTGCTCGTCGTGCTCTTGGAGATTGGGTTTTGTCTCTACGTAGTCGAAATGCTATTGCAGGTAGTGTAGTTGGTATTCTTCGAGATGGTAAAAAAGTGCGAGGTGGCGGCCATGATGATTCTGCTGCTCTTTATTTTCCCCCATATTATACGCAAGAACAGATTAGAAGTTCTCTTGAAGCTGCAGTTCGTACAATTCAAGAGCGGAATGAATCTGCCAGTCTCAATCTTGGGAATTTATTAAAAGATGCAATGAAGTTGGAAGAAGAATCTTAGAACAGAATAGAGGTAAAATTAAATAAAATGTTTAAAGTTACATATTTAAAGAAAAGGTTTTTAAACTTTTTAGCTTTGGAACGAAGTATGATCGGGCTTCTTTCCATGGTTATATTAGTCGGTCTTGGAGAAAGATTAGCAGAACGCTTTCTACCTATATACCTGATTGCTCTTGGAGGAGGTCCTCTGTCTATTGGCCTTCTTAATGGGCTTGATAATTTACTTTCTGCCTTATACTCATATCCGGGAGGCTATCTTGCCGACCGTTTAGGAACAAAAACGTCCCTCTTTCTCTTCAATATCTTGGCAATGATCGGTTTTCTTATCGTTATTTTGTTTCCTTTT of Aminobacterium sp. MB27-C1 contains these proteins:
- a CDS encoding DHH family phosphoesterase; translated protein: MAYMCHIISHTDLDGITAAAVAWHHFRNEFPVKVSLVGYGSVDSLILENLKAQIPTIVLDLFCQKEKTIEEIDHSYDINTLPFNCPFVFDHHETTAQRYANRPWLVVDTSKCAAKVYFEWLLEHAPRTASQCLSDMVDIANDRDLWLNQREESRLWQAMITLCGPESVLTRLAASPSSHLKPFEEEAARDFIKRQEIRFEKALATINRFKDIAFVEDGILEFGDVSDFGGLILDRRDNPPLIVAVAARRALGDWVLSLRSRNAIAGSVVGILRDGKKVRGGGHDDSAALYFPPYYTQEQIRSSLEAAVRTIQERNESASLNLGNLLKDAMKLEEES